TACTTTGAAGACGAACAACCCCTGCCCCTCGACACTGAGTTCATCGAGATCTTTTTGAACGTCTTCATCCATATGAATGAGAACGTCGAGAGCTTGGGCGACCTGGTGTTGAACTTTGAACTCATCCAATACTTCATTTTGATCCTTAAAGTCAAGCTGGTGGGATACTTCAACGTTATTATCGGCCAACTCATCCCGCtcttcaaggtgtttgatACTCCCAACCCCGATGTCAACTTGTACTTCCGCATCTCGTTCTTgaatatcatcatctgcATGCTCATCTACGACTCCAACTTTGTCATCATAAACCTCAACGAAatgttcatcaagttcttcttgggcCACTGGATCCAGGTCATCCCCAAACTCACCCGGTGCTATGACATCAAATTGTCGATACTCGGCCTAATctccttgatcaacaacaataacCTCGTGGCCAACCCCGACTTTGCTACCAACTTGGTATACCTCCTCAAAACATTACCCACGGCTATCAGAGATCTCCGTAAGCGAAGAAAACAGTTTATTGCCGACTTCaaagatgagtttgatgGGTCCCGGTCAACAAATGCAGAAGATGGTGACAACTACGGGCTGTTTGGCGATAGTGGAGATGAGACGGAGGCCGACGAAGACATTGTCAACGACGACCACTGtgatttccttgattttcttACCCAGGAGAACCTCAAACTCCTTTCACACGAAGAGAATATCATTGAGGACCCATTGGAAACCACTCCTCTTGATCACGTCAATTTACCAGAGATTCTAAAGAACTTTTTCAGTCTCTTGcaaaccaagaagaacgaCCGATACCTCGAGCTCTTTGGCAGCATTCCAGAACAGGAATTGCAAGGCTTCATTAAAAAGTTAATAATAGCCTCAATGTAACCCTCCCAGGCTTGAAAATAAAGTTAAAATTAAGAGTCGAATAACTTTGTGGAGCAATACCCCATTATCAAATAGAAATAAACACAACGGTACGGTACCCAAAAACTACAAGTAGAGTCCATAAAATGCACCCATATACCTACCAATACCAATTCTAATTGATAATTCTTCCGTTGTGTACATGTCTTTGCGTAATTAGCAGCTCCGGGGTCCTGACCGTGGCCACCGCAAACCTTAATTTTCAGGTGGCTGAACCCGCAGTTCTGAGCCTGACAAAAGTCCCGCAATAGGTCTGTCATTTACTTCCAGTATAGCTCCAGCTATGTTTGTCAACCTACTAGCTCTGACAATAGGTTCTCTGTCGGCTACAGGAATACCGGTCCGGAGCAGCCCTAGCAGGCATAATCGTGGACGGACCAAAAAACGTGTAAGTGaagctgcaaaatcaataatTTGCGATCCTCACTAATTGACAATATCCCATGTGGCCGCAAATTGCTGTGAAAGTATAAATTGACACAGACTCGGGGGTGTTTTTTTTCTGGACATATCATAATAAACTCATTATGAAACTTATACTATTACcggtgttggtgttgctTGTGGTACAAGCATCTGGCTTGAACATCTTATTgtccaccaccgactctTGGGTTACCAAAAACTCCCGTCTTTTGGCCCACCAGTTGACCCAGAAAAACCATACGGTTGTGCTTGTGGCACCATTACATCAATCTGTGGGTGCTTTACACCAGAATACCCACGTTTCCAACCACAGGATCACCGACGGTGGTGACTTTGGTCACTTGTTGCCTTCCAACCAGTTGTACTataaaaacttgttgaagttggacaagATTAACTTATTACCTGGGGCCCCTAGAcgcttgttgaagaaagaagacTTGCGCAgaatcgaagaagaagtcgacGAAGAGGTTGGCGGTGGAGTGTCGTTTGTAAACACAAACCAGTGGGGAAATGATCCATTGGACAAGAACTGTTGGTACGTAAACAGTAACGACCCCATCAGCATTTTGTCGGTGGCCGTCCACAACTTGCTTCCACAGATGTACCCTGGCATGAAGATCGACTTGGCCATTTTAGGGCCCACCGAAGGAACCACAGATGACGTTCAGAATGTGGTTACACAAATGGAAAAGTTTTTACTAGTCAAGGAAATACCCACCATCTCGGTGCACTCAAAGGACTCGAGCCACATCTACTTCAAAAGTGACTTGGTCACcaagaacagaagaagtcaGTTTGCCAAGATGACCCATTATCAGAACTCCAAGATTATTGAGTTGGTTGATCGGTTGCAAATTGACCGTCCGGGTACCTTGATGCCCAAGTTCCATGCCATCAACATAAAGTTCCCCCAGTACTTGAAATCCAACTGTAAACTTGCTTCGGACTTCAGCCTTACGCAAAGTAACCAGTTGCTTCTGTTGTCGTACAATGTTTTCGACGTGGTGGATGATGAGTTAGTCAATGTcaataccaccagtttACTGTTGACCAGCAAAGATGAGTTGGCTCACAAGGGTGGTTCTCATGTGGATCTGGGCTACGaggactttgaagaagaagaaacacagtttttcatcaataaagaGTCGGAATATTACAAAAACAAGTTAAAGCACTCCAGATCGATTCCTGTCAAGGACCGTATGAGGTCCATTAATGCGGCCGATGAAGTGGTTTTTCTGATGTGTGATATCCCTATGAGCATCGACTACTTGTTTGAGCTTGACCCAGATTTTCATTTATAAACTAGCTGTATTATAATTATAACGATTAATGGTAGACTTGATTGGATGTAGATTGGTGATACAGAGGTAGATGGTCTGACTTGCTGTGATATCTGGATTGGGTCCTAGAACCAAGTCTTTATGTGTCAACCAAATCCCACTTTGTGCTTTTGTTTTGGTTAATAAACCCGCGTATGGTTACCAAAGCTAATTTCCAAACCCGTGCCGTCCTCGAAAACGTACCAGAATGCCCATTAAAACCCTACCTTGCCTTCAGAAATGCCCTTTCCACAACCTCTACTGGTTCATAGTTCCTCACACTCCATCATTAAAAAAACCTATAGCTTTTATCAGCACGTCAAAAACGGATGGCGTTTTGACCTCTGTCTTTTCGCTGCAGATAAGAAGTTCAAATTACTGCTAAAAATTAATGCGTGCATCTCATCTGGAAAATATAATTGAATAATATCCCAAAACCACGTCAAGTATGGAAATACCGTCTGAGGAAATCACACTTGTTGACAAAGAGCAAGCCATTCTCTCTCAAATATCTCcttttttccaagtatcAGAAACCAAGTACGGCGGGAAAGGCTGTTTCAGTTATGAGTCTATCCCGAGAGGCACGGATATCCTAGTTTCAAAACCTCTTGGATTCACCAT
The sequence above is drawn from the Yamadazyma tenuis chromosome 3, complete sequence genome and encodes:
- a CDS encoding uncharacterized protein (EggNog:ENOG503PVB7; COG:S), whose amino-acid sequence is MKLILLPVLVLLVVQASGLNILLSTTDSWVTKNSRLLAHQLTQKNHTVVLVAPLHQSVGALHQNTHVSNHRITDGGDFGHLLPSNQLYYKNLLKLDKINLLPGAPRRLLKKEDLRRIEEEVDEEVGGGVSFVNTNQWGNDPLDKNCWYVNSNDPISILSVAVHNLLPQMYPGMKIDLAILGPTEGTTDDVQNVVTQMEKFLLVKEIPTISVHSKDSSHIYFKSDLVTKNRRSQFAKMTHYQNSKIIELVDRLQIDRPGTLMPKFHAINIKFPQYLKSNCKLASDFSLTQSNQLLSLSYNVFDVVDDELVNVNTTSLSLTSKDELAHKGGSHVDSGYEDFEEEETQFFINKESEYYKNKLKHSRSIPVKDRMRSINAADEVVFSMCDIPMSIDYLFELDPDFHL